Proteins from a genomic interval of Gossypium hirsutum isolate 1008001.06 chromosome A09, Gossypium_hirsutum_v2.1, whole genome shotgun sequence:
- the LOC107928440 gene encoding VAN3-binding protein, whose amino-acid sequence MEKPVVEQWMPKAMTVPFRPREIVREPMEFLSRSWSVSALEVSRALSSSSSTQPVSSQQTCLKGSSSGNGVIKEDISGEIEDIGLVSSNPFTFASSETSQMVMERIMSQSQQEVSPRTSGRPSHSSEPLTGAQSCGSLTDSPPISPSEIDDVKQFCRAGNSVNTQFRTTSAIPATVAVPPTTSVAVGGGKTVGRWLKDRKEKKKEETRAHNAQLHAAISVAGVAAAVAAIVAGTAASSGARKDEQMAKTERAVASAATLVAAQCVEAAEAIGAEREHLASVISSAVNVRTSEDIMTLNAGAATALRGAAILKARALKEVWNIAAVIPMEKSGGNGSNGSNNGGFSGELPPEENFLGICNRELLAKGCELLKRTRKGDLHWKIVSVYINRMNQVMLKMKSRHVAGTITKKKKNVVIEVIKDMPAWPGRHLLEGGENRRYFGLKTAMRGVVEFECKNQREHDVWTLGVLRLLSVAAEKNNRYRI is encoded by the exons atggagaaaCCCGTCGTCGAACAGTGGATGCCGAAGGCAATGACGGTACCGTTCCGGCCCCGGGAGATAGTACGTGAACCAATGGAGTTTTTATCACGTTCCTGGAGTGTTTCAGCTCTAGAAGTTTCAAGAGCTTTATCATCTTCATCGTCAACCCAACCCGTCAGTTCTCAACAAACGTGTTTAAAAGGCTCTTCGAGTGGTAACGGCGTTATAAAAGAAGACATTTCCGGCGAGATTGAAGACATTGGCTTAGTTTCAAGCAACCCTTTTACTTTTGCTTCTTCTGAAACTTCTCAAATGGTCATGGAAAGAATCATGTCACAGTCT CAACAAGAAGTATCTCCAAGAACTTCAGGGAGGCCATCTCATAGCAGTGAACCATTAACTGGTGCTCAAAGCTGTGGTTCATTAACTGATAGCCCCCCAATTTCACCTTCAGAGATTGATGATGTTAAG CAATTTTGCCGCGCCGGTAACTCTGTCAACACGCAGTTTCGTACAACCTCGGCTATTCCGGCGACGGTGGCTGTCCCTCCTACGACTTCCGTGGCGGTTGGTGGTGGAAAGACGGTGGGACGATGGCTGAAGGAtaggaaagagaagaaaaaggaggAAACACGGGCTCATAACGCTCAGCTACACGCTGCTATTTCAGTTGCCGGGGTTGCGGCAGCTGTGGCAGCTATCGTGGCGGGGACGGCAGCTTCATCGGGTGCCAGGAAAGACGAACAGATGGCGAAGACGGAACGGGCGGTGGCATCAGCCGCCACCCTCGTTGCTGCACAGTGCGTCGAGGCGGCTGAAGCCATAGGAGCCGAACGTGAACATTTAGCCTCCGTAATCAGCTCCGCCGTCAATGTACGGACCTCCGAAGACATAATGACCTTAAACGCCGGTGCAGCAACAG CATTGAGAGGAGCAGCCATATTGAAAGCAAGGGCATTAAAGGAGGTATGGAACATAGCAGCTGTTATCCCTATGGAAAAAAGTGGTGGCAATGGCAGCAACGGCAGCAATAATGGCGGCTTTAGCGGTGAACTTCCCCCTGAAGAGAATTTCTTAGGGATTTGCAACAGAGAATTGCTTGCTAAAGGTTGTGAACTTCTCAAACGCACTAGAAAAG GTGATCTTCATTGGAAGATAGTCTCTGTTTATATAAACAGAATGAACCAG GTTATGTTGAAGATGAAGAGTAGACATGTTGCTGGGACcattacaaaaaagaaaaaga ATGTTGTGATAGAAGTGATTAAAGATATGCCAGCATGGCCCGGTCGTCACTTGCTTGAAGGTGGAGAGAACCGGAGGTACTTTGGGTTGAAAACGGCAATGCGTGGGGTCGTTGAGTTCGAGTGCAAGAACCAAAGAGAGCATGATGTTTGGACTCTGGGTGTGTTAAGGCTACTCTCCGTAGCTGCTGAGAAGAACAATAGATATAGAATCTGA
- the LOC107928503 gene encoding EPIDERMAL PATTERNING FACTOR-like protein 5, whose translation MGVSRLRLRHHILVAFTFLLFASTLSQVESEFQVREGSKKRTGSVVLNRFLSQKQLSGPGSSPPSCRSNCGSCSPCQPVHVPIQPGLVMKPLEYYPEAWRCKCGNKIFMP comes from the exons ATGGGCGTTTCCCGCCTCCGCCTCCGCCACCACATCCTAGTTGCCTTCACCTTTCTCTTATTTGCTTCCACTCTTTCTCAAGTCG AAAGTGAGTTCCAGGTGAGAGAAGGGAGCAAGAAGAGAACTGGGTCAGTGGTGTTGAACCGGTTCTTATCCCAAAAACAACTCAGTGGGCCGGGTTCTTCACCACCTTCTTGTAGATCCAACTGTGGGAGCTGCTCGCCTTGTCAACCGGTTCACGTTCCGATTCAACCAGGTTTAGTTATGAAGCCACTCGAGTACTACCCTGAAGCTTGGCGTTGCAAGTGTGGCAACAAGATTTTCATGCCctaa
- the LOC107928480 gene encoding putative glycine-rich cell wall structural protein 1 — MARLLVVWLFLISLCFSSWVQSASAQPLQVGSPSPSPSTGASTGGGSGGCSSSGGTGYGSGSGTGGTSGGGGGGGGGGTSSGSGFGFGFGSGGRGGGSY, encoded by the coding sequence ATGGCTCGCTTGCTTGTGGTGTGGCTTTTCTTAATTTCTCTATGTTTTTCTTCTTGGGTCCAATCGGCAAGCGCTCAACCATTGCAGGTGGGGTCTCCTTCCCCATCACCTTCTACTGGTGCTAGTACTGGCGGCGGTAGTGGTGGTTGCAGTTCATCAGGTGGGACTGGATATGGATCAGGAAGCGGCACTGGTGGAACCAGCGGTGGAGGAGGAGGTGGTGGCGGCGGAGGGACTAGCAGCGGAAGTggatttgggtttgggtttggaaGTGGCGGCAGAGGTGGTGGCTCTTACTAG